In the genome of Lactobacillus intestinalis, the window GATTTTGAATTATCGGCAATTAAGTTAGCCAAATTATCATCAAAAACCTTAGTTGCATCGTATCCCATCTTCTTTGCTCTAAAGTTCATGGCTGCAACTTCGATAATACTTTCAATATTTCGACCAACCTTCACTGGAATAGTAATTTGTGGGATTGGAACATTGCAAATTTCACGAGTATCTTCATTAAAGCCTAAACGATCATAATTTGCATTATTGTCCCAATTTACCAACTTAATTACTAATTGAATTTCGGTTCTATTTTTAACAGCACCGGCACCAAAAAGATTCATAACATCAATAATTCCAATTCCCCTGATTTCCATTAAATGGCGTAAAATTTTAGGGGCTTCTCCCATTACTGTATCATGATCTTTTTGATAAGCATCCACCCGATCATCCGCAATTAAACGATGGCCACGATGAACTAGACCAAGTGCTGTTTCAGATTTACCAACTCCAGACGCTCCAGTTAAAAGCACCCCCATCCCTTTGATCTCTACTAAAACACCGTGAATACTCATTCTCTTAGCTAATCTTTCTCGTAAATAATCAGTTAAGATACTAGAAACATAGGTAGTCGATTCAGGAGATCGTAAAATAGGAATATTGTTCTTATCTGCGGCTACTTTTAATTCTTCTGGAACGGGCAGTGATCTAGAAATCAAAAAACATGGCGTTTCTGGGGTGCACATTTTATTAAAAACACGCTCCCGGCTTTCATGATCCAGTCTAGCAGCATAAGAAATCTCAGTTCTTCCTAGTAATTGAATTCTTTGCTTAGGATAAAAATCAAAATATCCAGTTAGTTCAAGACCAGGTCGATAAATATCGGAAACCAATAATTTTTTATCGTCAACACATTGTTCACCTTGGTAAACATGAACAATTCGATTATCACGAATTAAATTTTTTAATTTAACAGCTTCTACCATTTTTATGCCTCATATTATTTATCAACATCTTTTGTTTTGACATTGCGAGCTTTCTTTCGCTTAGAGGATCTTTCTGATTCATCTTCTTGTTTAAAAGGATCAAAAAAGTTTCCACTACTAGGCATATTATCCTTATTTTTCTTTTTAGTAAATAAGTACATTACCCAAATTATCAAAGCCGCTACAATCCCGACTGGTAAAAGAGCAATGAAAATATGAAAAAGTGCGAAAAGAATTGTCAAAATCAGTACTGCAACTAATACAAGTACAATAATTTGCATGAAAGTCATTTTCTACTCCGGATTTTCTTGACTCAACAGCCATTGTAAATATGCATAAACAAACGGTTGCAATTTCCCATCCATCACACCACTGGTATCTGCAGTTTCATAGCCAGTGCGCAAGTCTTTCACCAAGTTATAAGGATGGAATACATAAGAACGAATTTGAGAACCCCAACCAATTTCTTTTTGTTCACCTTTTAGCGCTTGTTTTTGCTGGCGCTTTTTTTCCTCTTCAAGATGGAACAATTTAGCTTTTAATTCATTCATCGCTGTTTCACGGTTCTGAATTTGAGAACGTTGGGCTTGTGAAGTAGTTACAATTCCAGTTGGTAAGTGAGTAATTCTAACAGCACTTGAAGTTTTATTAATATGCTGGCCACCAGCACCACTGGAACGATACACATCAATTCGTAAATCTTTTTGATCAATATCAATTTGAATACTGTCGTCTACTTCCGGAATTACTTCAACTGAAGCAAAAGAAGTATGACGGCGTTTCGCTGAGTCAAACGGAGAAATACGAACTAAACGATGAACCCCATGTTCTGATTTGAGCATTCCATAAGCATTTTTCCCTACAATTCTTGCACTGACGCTCTTTAATCCCGCTTCTTCACCAGGTTCGTAATCATTAATTTCAAACTTAAAGCCTTTACTATCACAATAGCGTTGATACATTCTCAAAAGCATTTGTCCCCAGTCCATGGCTTCGGTTCCACCAGCACCAGGATGGATTTCAATTAAAGCATTATGATCATCATATTTTCCAGCTAATAATAAATCTAATTCATAAGTATGGAAACTATCCTTTAGAGCTTCCAAATCTGCTTCCACTTCTTTTTGTAAATCTTCGTCTGGCTCTTCCTTTAAAAGCTCAAGAGCAGTTGAGACATTCTCAAATTTATTTTCAAGTTGTAGAAATGAATCTCTCTTTTCCTTTAAATGATTGTTTTCACTAATTAACTTTTGAGCTTTTTCTTGATTATTCCAAAAATCAGGCTCAGCCATCTTACTTTCATTAATTGCGATGCTTTCATCAATTGCATCTAGGTCAAAGAGACCCCCTAAAGTGATCTAGACGTTTTTTTAATTCATCTAGCACACTTTGAATTTCACTAATTTCCATTTTTTCACCTTTTTATAATCAAAAAAGAGGAAGCTTGTCACTTCCCCTTTCTCTTATCATTAACGACTAAGATTTTGTCTAATTTCGGCCTTCATGAATAGACGAGTTACGTCGAATTCAATATTAGAAACCATTTCTTCAAACATTCTGTAACCAGAATCCTGATATTCAACTAATGGGTTAAGTTGACCATAGCCACGAAGTCCAATAGATTGACGTAATTGATCCATTGCATCAATGTGATCAGTCCAACGGTCATCAACGACACGCAAAATGACCACTTTTTCAAATTCTAACATTTGTGAAGGATCTGCCAATGCTTTTTCTTTTTCTTTAAAGTTTTCTTCAACGATCTTGTATAGCTTCTTCTTCAAATCTTCTACACTGATCGTCTTGTAATCAATTTTATCAGCAGTATTTTCAGAAGTTAAACTTGAAACAATGAAGTCACGAAGAGAGTCAAGACGCCAGTCACTTCTATCACCTTGGGTAAACATATCAACTTGGCTATTGATAGTTCTATGAATCATTGGAATCAAAATATTCTTTAAAGACTTATCAGCTTCAATGACCTGCATACGTTCACCGTAGATAATTTCACGCTGAATTCTCATAACGTCATCATATTGCAAAGTTTGTTTACGAGTATCGTAGTTATTACCTTCAACACGCTTTTGAGCTGATTCTACTTGACGAGTAATTAAACGACTTTCGATAACCTTATCATCATCATTATCTGATAAACGATCTAAGAAGTCTTTTACTCGATCTCCACCGAACCTCTTCATCAAATCATCTTCAAGAGATAAGTAAAAACGTGTATAACCTGGGTCACCCTGTCTACCAGAACGACCACGAAGCTGATTATCAATACGACGAGATTCGTGTCTTTCCGTACCGATAACTGCTAAACCACCAAGTTCTTTTACACCAGGCCCAAGTTTAATATCAGTACCACGACCAGCCATGTTAGTAGCGATAGTTACCGCACCACGTTGACCAGCATTCATAATAATTTGAGCTTCTTTGGCGTGGTTTTTAGCGTTCAAAACTGCATGAGGAATTCCAGCTTCATCAAGCATATGACTTAAACGCTCGGAACTTTCAATTGCTACAGTACCTACTAGGACAGGTTGACCAGTAGCGTGGCGTTTTTTAATTTCGTCCACTACGGCTTCAAATTTAGAATCTAAAGTTGGGTATAAGATATCTGGCATATCTTTTCTTGCAATAGGACGATTAGTTGGAATTGTGATAACTTGCATGTTGTAAATTTCACGGAATTCCTCTTCTTCAGTCTTTGCAGTACCAGTCATACCAGATAGTTTGTTATACATTCTAAAGAAGTTCTGGTAAGTAATAGTTGCTTGGGTCTTTGATTCTTCTTGAATCTTAACGCCTTCCTTTGCTTCGATAGCTTGGTGAAGACCATCTGAATAACGACGACCTTCCATTACACGACCAGTAAAAGAGTCGACGATCATTACTTCGCCATCTTGAACCACATAGTCAATATCCTTTAACATGATGTAGTTAGCGCGCAAAGCTTGATCAATGTGGTGAACTAACTTTTGGTTTTCAACATCATATAAGTTCTTAAGACCAAAGTGTTCACAAGCTTTTTCAATTCCAGTTCTAGTAAGAGAAATGGTCTTGGTTGGCCAGTCAATCTTGTAATCACCATAATCTTCGTCATCATCCGCATCGTCATCACTTTTATCTTCAGTCAAAGTCTTAACGAAACGATCTGCACGAATATAATCGCTATTAGCTTGTTCAGCTTCACCAGAAATAATCAATGGAGTTCGAGCTTCATCGATCAAGATAGAGTCGACTTCGTCGATAATTGCGTAGTTTAATGGGCGTTGAACCATCTGTTCTTTATATACAACCATATTGTCACGCAAATAATCAAATCCAAGTTCTGAGTTAGTTGAGTAAGTAACATCACAGTTATAAGCTTCACGCTTTTCATCAGGTGACATTGAATTCAAGTTAAAGCCTACTGTTAAGCCAAGCCATTTATAAAGTTGACCCATTTCACTTTCGTCACGGCTAGATAAATATTCGTTAACAGTAACAACGTGTACACCTTTTCCGCTTAAAGCATTCAAGTATACAGGCATTGTAGCCGTTAAAGTTTTACCTTCACCAGTCATCATTTCTGCAATATTACCAAAGTGTAAGGCAATACCACCCAAAATCTGAACGTGGAATGGATAAAGTCCTAACACACGCTTTGCGGCTTCGCGAGAAACAGCAAATGCTTCTGGTAACAAATCATCTAAAGTTTCGCCTTGTTCAAGACGCTTACGAAATTCCGGAGTTTTGGCCTTTAATTCGTCATCTGAAAGTTTGCTCATTTCATCAGCATAGCCTTCAACTTTAGATGCATATTTTTCAAATTTTTTCAGTTCTCTTTTATCATTGTCATATAGTTTTTTTAAAATATTTGCCATTAAATCGGTCCTTATTGTCGTAAAGTCTAGAAATACTAACTAATTTTACCATGATTGAAGGAAAATTAAAAATCAACTCAAAAAAGCTTCACATCTTATGTGAAGCCTTTTAATTCATTAGTTTGTCTTTTTTATTTATTCGTTAGTTTCAATCAAACCGTAACGACCATCGTTTCTACGGTAAACAATGCTTGTACCATTGGTTTCTGCGTCTTGGAATACAAAGAAGTCATGTTCCAACATATCCATTTGTAAAATAGCTTCTTCTGGATCCATTGGCTTCAAGTCAACTTGCTTATTACGAACAATATCAAATTCGCTTGGTTTCTTTTCTTCTTCTTCAGGAGCTTCAACAAAGAAATCTTCTAAGCCCCTTTCACGACTCTTTCTGTTTACACGAGTCTTGTATTTTCTAATTTGACGTTCAAGCTTTTCAGAAACAAAGTCAATGCTGCGATACATATCATCAGTAGTTTCTTCAGCTCTTAAAACCAAGTATGGTAAAGGAATAGTAACTTCTACTTTAGCCGAGTGATCACGGTAAACCTTTAAGTTTACATGAGCGATAACATCTTGGTTCAGATCAAAATATTTTTCCAATTTGTTCAAACGCTTTTCAACATAACTTCTTAAAGCATCAGTTACTTCGATATTTTCTCCGCGAACATTGTATTTTAACATATAAGATTCTCCTTTCACCGCTAAGCGGTTCTTGTTTACATATATATTATAGCAGAATATGTAAGCGGTTTACAAATAATCTACCGACAAATTGTAAAGCTTTTAATTACTGCATTAGGAAAGCCCTCTTGGAGTTTATCTCTAGCATGGTATAGAGTTGCGCCGGTAGTATAAATATCATCTAATAATATGATATTTAAATTATTTACATTTTCCCCTATTTTGATGTTTTTATCAATTAAAAAGCTCTGCGCACTCATTAGCCGCTCTTGGCGATTTTTTTCACCTTGAGCTTTACTTCCTGATTTTTTCTTTAAAATCGGGGTTAACGGTACTATTCCTTCAAAAATTGCACTTACCGTATCGAATTTTCTTTGCGCTTGATGCTCCGGAGAAGTAGGAATCGGCACATATAAATCTGCTGGCAGCTTTCTTACATAACTTTGACATAATTCCTTCAACACATGATGTAATTCAAAATCTCCATAACGTTTATATGCCACCATTAGGTCATGAAAATAATTGTTATACCGATAAAGAGCGATATTTTTCAAAAGATTTCCTTGGTATTTTTCTTGCCATAATTGACAGTCTGCGCAAATTTTTGCTTCCTCAGTATTTTTTGAACAAATTGGACAGGAAATTTTATTCAATTTTTCAAATTTACTCAAACAATGCGCACAAAGCTGGGACGGCGAAAGCTTAGTCAGAGAAAAAATTTGATGAAACATAATAGGCACAATAAACTCTTGATCACACAATAAACACTGATTCATTGATTCATCTCCCTGATTTGTTTAATAGCCTTACGAATATTTTTACTATATTTGTGATAACAATATAAAACCAAGCCATCAGGATCCTCTTTAGCTCGTCCCACTCTTCCGGCAATTTGTACCAAACTAGCAGTCGTATAAATTGGATCATCCGCAGCTACAATAATTACCCAAACATTTTTAAAAGTTACCCCACGTTCTAAAATCGTTGTTGTAACTAAAATTTGAAATTTCCTATCTCGAAAATCTTGAACTTTTTGAATTCTATCTGGATCACTGGCGTGGACCCCCGCAATCTTAATATTTTCAAGTTGCTTTTCACGCTGTAAAGCTTTCACATAAACAGGAATTTGTTCAATTCTAGGAACGAATAAGAGTAAAGGATGACCTTTTTTAATCGTATTAACGATCTCTTTCATAAGATTGGGATTAATTTGATTCTTTTTTAAATAAGCTCTTAGAAAGAGTTTTTCTTTGGGAACGGGTAAAAGACCGCCATGAAAACGACGATTTAGCTTTAATAGTTTCAGTCTTCCTTGTTTAATCTCCTGCAATAAATCTTCAGTAGGAGTAGCAGTTAAATATGCTCTTACTCCTTCTATTTTTACAGCTTGTTCAGCAGCAAAGTGAAGTTGCGGATCCCCTGCATACGGAAAAGAATCAACTTCATCGATAACTAATAAATCAAAGGCTTGATAAAACTTCATTAATTGATGTGTTGTACAAATAGTTAATTGGTCTAAGTCGGGCTCTTTAAACTCACGTCCATGATACTTGCCAATTTTCACATTAAAAAACGCCTCTTTAAATCTTGGATAAAGCTCATTAACTACATCAATTCGAGGTGTTGCGATACATGCTCGCTGCCCTTTCTTTAAGCACTCACTAATCAAATTAAAGAGCATTTCAGTCTTCCCAGCTCCAGTAACGGCATGTACTAAACTGTTTTCTTTATTTTGAAAGTTAAGCACCAATTGATCTGAAATTTGTTTTTGCAAAGTTGTTAATTCTCCATGCCAAGTTAAACCACCATTTTTCAATTTAGGAAAAGAGATATGTTCCTGATTGCGGACTAAATAATCTCCTTCCACTGCTCGTCCAATCCCAATACATTTTCGACAATAAAGTTTGCCATTTGGTAATTTGCTTTTTACAGCCGAGCCACAACGATTGCATTTTCCATTTTCAATAACTGTAATTTTGCTAGTTTCTTTAAATATGCTAGAATCCATTTGACTGCTCAGCCATTGACGGCCTGCCAGCAGTTTTATATTTTCCATATTTTTCACCCATTTATTAATACGCAAAAAGAGGCGATTTATTTGTCAACAAAAGATGATTTTTTAACAATTAAAGAAAATGGTAGTCATGAAATAGTGATCAAGAAAAGTAGATTTATTGCTAGTTTAGCAAGAACTAACACGGTAGAAGAAGCAAATAATTTTATCAAAAAAATAAGTAAAGAGCATCATGACGCAACTCATAATACTTTTGCTTATACAATAGGTCTTAACGACGATCAAGTAAAAGCAAGCGATAATGGAGAGCCTTCCGGAACCGCGGGCATCCCTGAGTTAAAAGCTTTACAACTAATGAATTTAAAAAACGTAACTGTTGTTGTTACTCGCTATTTTGGTGGAATTAAGCTCGGAGCAGGCGGATTAATTCGAGCATATTCCAACAGTGTTACAGAAGGTGTGGAACACATCGGTGTAGTAAAGCGCGTCTTACAGCAAGAATTAATTTTCCATGTTGCCTATAACAGATTTGATGAAGTAGATCATTATTTAAAAAATAATCAGATTTTCGTTGCTAACACTGATTATGGCGTCGATATTAAAATTAGCGTCTTTTTAAACGAAGATGATCAAGAAAGTTTCAAAAATGATCTAATTAATCTTTTATCAGGTAAAGTAGAATTTACTAAAGGTGAAAAGCGCTATAACGAAATACCTATTCAACACAATAACTATCACGAACAATAAAAATGAGCCATAAAGGCTCATTTTATTGTTTATTCTTTTTATTTTGCTTTTTCAATTGCTCTGGCTTTTCTTCTCCCAAATGCCAAACTTCAACTGTAGGATCTTTGGTACTTCTCTTATTAATAATTTTCTGAATAAGATGCATTAATGGTTTGTATTTTTCTCCCAACAAACCAATCGATTCTACAAACAATTCTAATGCAAATAAGAGCGCCACAATTAACGGCCAGACACCCCAAGTTGGAGAAAGCAAAAAAAGCAACGAGACAAATGAAAAGATTAAAGATAAGGCATAAATCGTCAAAACTGCTTGACGATGAGTTAAACCCATTTTCATCAATTGATGATGTAAGTGATGCTTATCTGCTTGAGAAACAGGCTGTTTATTTAGCCATCTTCTAATCATTGCATAAACAGTATCTGTAATTGGTACTCCTAAAATAATGATTGGGACAAGTAGGGAAATAAAGGTTACGTTTTTTAATCCTTTCAAGGATAAAACCGCAATCATAAACCCAATATATAGTGCTCCTGTATCTCCTAAAAAAATCTTAGCAGGATGAAAATTATAAGGTAAAAATCCTAACAAACATGCAGCTAACATAAAGCAAGCAATTGGCACATAAAGCTGATGCGTGTGTAAAAAGAAATATCCTACGATTCCCATCGTGATTAACGAAATCATAGAAACCCCATCAGCCAAGCCATCCAAGCCATCAATCAGATTTACAGCATTAGTTAAAGCCAAAATCCAAAAAATAGTAATTGGCAAACTCCACCAGCCTAAATGAACTTCATTATGAAT includes:
- a CDS encoding ComF family protein, which encodes MNQCLLCDQEFIVPIMFHQIFSLTKLSPSQLCAHCLSKFEKLNKISCPICSKNTEEAKICADCQLWQEKYQGNLLKNIALYRYNNYFHDLMVAYKRYGDFELHHVLKELCQSYVRKLPADLYVPIPTSPEHQAQRKFDTVSAIFEGIVPLTPILKKKSGSKAQGEKNRQERLMSAQSFLIDKNIKIGENVNNLNIILLDDIYTTGATLYHARDKLQEGFPNAVIKSFTICR
- the secA gene encoding preprotein translocase subunit SecA → MANILKKLYDNDKRELKKFEKYASKVEGYADEMSKLSDDELKAKTPEFRKRLEQGETLDDLLPEAFAVSREAAKRVLGLYPFHVQILGGIALHFGNIAEMMTGEGKTLTATMPVYLNALSGKGVHVVTVNEYLSSRDESEMGQLYKWLGLTVGFNLNSMSPDEKREAYNCDVTYSTNSELGFDYLRDNMVVYKEQMVQRPLNYAIIDEVDSILIDEARTPLIISGEAEQANSDYIRADRFVKTLTEDKSDDDADDDEDYGDYKIDWPTKTISLTRTGIEKACEHFGLKNLYDVENQKLVHHIDQALRANYIMLKDIDYVVQDGEVMIVDSFTGRVMEGRRYSDGLHQAIEAKEGVKIQEESKTQATITYQNFFRMYNKLSGMTGTAKTEEEEFREIYNMQVITIPTNRPIARKDMPDILYPTLDSKFEAVVDEIKKRHATGQPVLVGTVAIESSERLSHMLDEAGIPHAVLNAKNHAKEAQIIMNAGQRGAVTIATNMAGRGTDIKLGPGVKELGGLAVIGTERHESRRIDNQLRGRSGRQGDPGYTRFYLSLEDDLMKRFGGDRVKDFLDRLSDNDDDKVIESRLITRQVESAQKRVEGNNYDTRKQTLQYDDVMRIQREIIYGERMQVIEADKSLKNILIPMIHRTINSQVDMFTQGDRSDWRLDSLRDFIVSSLTSENTADKIDYKTISVEDLKKKLYKIVEENFKEKEKALADPSQMLEFEKVVILRVVDDRWTDHIDAMDQLRQSIGLRGYGQLNPLVEYQDSGYRMFEEMVSNIEFDVTRLFMKAEIRQNLSR
- a CDS encoding DEAD/DEAH box helicase, coding for MENIKLLAGRQWLSSQMDSSIFKETSKITVIENGKCNRCGSAVKSKLPNGKLYCRKCIGIGRAVEGDYLVRNQEHISFPKLKNGGLTWHGELTTLQKQISDQLVLNFQNKENSLVHAVTGAGKTEMLFNLISECLKKGQRACIATPRIDVVNELYPRFKEAFFNVKIGKYHGREFKEPDLDQLTICTTHQLMKFYQAFDLLVIDEVDSFPYAGDPQLHFAAEQAVKIEGVRAYLTATPTEDLLQEIKQGRLKLLKLNRRFHGGLLPVPKEKLFLRAYLKKNQINPNLMKEIVNTIKKGHPLLLFVPRIEQIPVYVKALQREKQLENIKIAGVHASDPDRIQKVQDFRDRKFQILVTTTILERGVTFKNVWVIIVAADDPIYTTASLVQIAGRVGRAKEDPDGLVLYCYHKYSKNIRKAIKQIREMNQ
- a CDS encoding glycosyltransferase family 4 protein produces the protein MFKIIVELFFLVIIQAAITPFIRRLAFVLGAVDNPNARRVNKKPMPTLGGLGIFVTYNIGAFVLLREQFPTHELFSVLLASSVVVLTGMIDDILELKPRQKMIGIFVAALIIYFLAGIRMNVLNLPFIHNEVHLGWWSLPITIFWILALTNAVNLIDGLDGLADGVSMISLITMGIVGYFFLHTHQLYVPIACFMLAACLLGFLPYNFHPAKIFLGDTGALYIGFMIAVLSLKGLKNVTFISLLVPIIILGVPITDTVYAMIRRWLNKQPVSQADKHHLHHQLMKMGLTHRQAVLTIYALSLIFSFVSLLFLLSPTWGVWPLIVALLFALELFVESIGLLGEKYKPLMHLIQKIINKRSTKDPTVEVWHLGEEKPEQLKKQNKKNKQ
- the hprK gene encoding HPr(Ser) kinase/phosphatase → MVEAVKLKNLIRDNRIVHVYQGEQCVDDKKLLVSDIYRPGLELTGYFDFYPKQRIQLLGRTEISYAARLDHESRERVFNKMCTPETPCFLISRSLPVPEELKVAADKNNIPILRSPESTTYVSSILTDYLRERLAKRMSIHGVLVEIKGMGVLLTGASGVGKSETALGLVHRGHRLIADDRVDAYQKDHDTVMGEAPKILRHLMEIRGIGIIDVMNLFGAGAVKNRTEIQLVIKLVNWDNNANYDRLGFNEDTREICNVPIPQITIPVKVGRNIESIIEVAAMNFRAKKMGYDATKVFDDNLANLIADNSKSDTKE
- the hpf gene encoding ribosome hibernation-promoting factor, HPF/YfiA family, with translation MLKYNVRGENIEVTDALRSYVEKRLNKLEKYFDLNQDVIAHVNLKVYRDHSAKVEVTIPLPYLVLRAEETTDDMYRSIDFVSEKLERQIRKYKTRVNRKSRERGLEDFFVEAPEEEEKKPSEFDIVRNKQVDLKPMDPEEAILQMDMLEHDFFVFQDAETNGTSIVYRRNDGRYGLIETNE
- the prfB gene encoding peptide chain release factor 2 (programmed frameshift); amino-acid sequence: MEISEIQSVLDELKKRLDHFRGSLDLDAIDESIAINESKMAEPDFWNNQEKAQKLISENNHLKEKRDSFLQLENKFENVSTALELLKEEPDEDLQKEVEADLEALKDSFHTYELDLLLAGKYDDHNALIEIHPGAGGTEAMDWGQMLLRMYQRYCDSKGFKFEINDYEPGEEAGLKSVSARIVGKNAYGMLKSEHGVHRLVRISPFDSAKRRHTSFASVEVIPEVDDSIQIDIDQKDLRIDVYRSSGAGGQHINKTSSAVRITHLPTGIVTTSQAQRSQIQNRETAMNELKAKLFHLEEEKKRQQKQALKGEQKEIGWGSQIRSYVFHPYNLVKDLRTGYETADTSGVMDGKLQPFVYAYLQWLLSQENPE
- a CDS encoding YigZ family protein, which encodes MSTKDDFLTIKENGSHEIVIKKSRFIASLARTNTVEEANNFIKKISKEHHDATHNTFAYTIGLNDDQVKASDNGEPSGTAGIPELKALQLMNLKNVTVVVTRYFGGIKLGAGGLIRAYSNSVTEGVEHIGVVKRVLQQELIFHVAYNRFDEVDHYLKNNQIFVANTDYGVDIKISVFLNEDDQESFKNDLINLLSGKVEFTKGEKRYNEIPIQHNNYHEQ